One Castanea sativa cultivar Marrone di Chiusa Pesio chromosome 4, ASM4071231v1 DNA window includes the following coding sequences:
- the LOC142631049 gene encoding uncharacterized protein LOC142631049: protein MEVEKRKRDGDKEEEEGEERKEVRDQEVEVPTEEEVEEFFAILRRMKVAVKYFESNGEGWRAALENEEVMEEEEVVDEDDQDHKLELMKLKKKKKKKNSNNNNRLVGEEEIGVLDLNAAAPEEAESDIGL, encoded by the coding sequence ATGGAAgtggagaaaagaaagagagatggagataaagaagaagaagaaggggaggAAAGAAAGGAGGTGAGAGATCAGGAAGTGGAGGTGCCAACggaggaggaggtggaggaGTTTTTTGCTATACTAAGGAGGATGAAGGTGGCGGTGAAGTACTTTGAGTCGAATGGGGAGGGGTGGAGGGCGGCGTTGGAGAACGAAGAAGTAATGGAGGAGGAAGAGGTTGTTGATGAAGATGATCAAGATCATAAACTTGAGCTCatgaaattgaagaagaagaagaagaagaagaacagcaacaacaacaacaggctTGTGGGTGAGGAGGAAATTGGGGTTCTGGATTTGAACGCAGCTGCTCCGGAAGAAGCAGAGAGTGATATCGGTTTATAG